In Helianthus annuus cultivar XRQ/B chromosome 8, HanXRQr2.0-SUNRISE, whole genome shotgun sequence, a single genomic region encodes these proteins:
- the LOC110912284 gene encoding protein TRM32, with amino-acid sequence MAKVLWVEDEDNGHPGCISNIFHVKKKILPHRKGNRKYKKKSDYHNYFEVLKLFDAETSHIMVDQSNKKTFPTLKRSLKARIKAFISEVNDKEQEQEQDQDFVSSPKLQRTYSIHHLETNEWVHPIIFFPENVTETSKTHVDLTNPQVNDSWDILEMFKVDKEIFINTLQNRSLSSITEPKLAKSVSRNLMPMKLEDKLNESYSVSKAEKMRNSHDDDVIRLRRVSSLNESATRYFDFGISKEATMRASRSLKSTYASANLLMNDLSQGSCDAYFVRSCSRNERSTVSLSLHNDQISQEITQESSVLVTEYHTPDEKVKILQGFQENFEKEIKTINNKKQMGSSTKDDDFTYVKKILERSGYIKNGFQQTWHSTNPPLDPFVFQQIESHYVHDPERFAEEVNELSHRLLIFDLVDEVLLTMYERSCTYYPKELSSYCHISPAPNGSLVFDEVWKSVSRLLDFEHDINESLNDIVTCDLKSDDGWMNLQLDYECVGLDLEDLILDEVLEEVVFELI; translated from the exons ATGGCGAAAGTGTTGTGGGTTGAAGATGAAGATAATGGTCATCCAGGATGTATCTCTAACATATTTCATGTCAAGAAGAAGATACTTCCACATAGAAAAG GCAATAGAAAGTACAAGAAGAAATCAGATTATCACAATTATTTCGAAGTCTTAAAACTCTTTGATGCCGAAACAAGTCATATAATG GTGGATCAGAGTAACAAAAAAACTTTTCCGACCCTAAAAAGGTCGTTAAAAGCTCGTATAAAGGCGTTCATTTCTGAAGTTAACGATAaagaacaagaacaagaacagGATCAAGATTTTGTTTCGAGTCCAAAGTTACAAAGGACTTATTCGATTCATCATTTGGAAACCAACGAGTGGGTTCATCCGATCATTTTCTTTCCTGAAAATGTGACAGAAACTTCTAAAACACATGTTGATCTTACGAATCCTCAAGTTAACGATTCTTGGGATATTTTGGAAATGTTTAAAGTTGACAAAGAGATATTCATCAACACGTTACAAAACCGTTCACTATCTTCTATTACAGAACCAAAACTGGCTAAGTCGGTCAGTAGAAACTTGATGCCTATGAAGCTCGAAGATAAACTGAATGAAAGTTACAGCGTATCAAAAGCCGAAAAGATGAGGAACTCGCATGACGATGATGTTATTCGTCTCAGAAGAGTGTCTTCGCTCAATGAATCTGCTACACGATATTTTGATTTCGGTATCAGTAAAGAGGCCACTATGCGCGCTTCAAGAAGCTTGAAGTCAACATACGCAAGTGCGAATCTTTTAATGAATGACCTAAGTCAAGGATCTTGTGACGCTTATTTCGTTAGAAGTTGTAGCCGAAATGAAAGAAGTACAGTTTCTTTATCTCTACATAATGATCAGATTTCGCAGGAGATTACGCAAGAAAGCTCTGTTTTAGTTACTGAGTATCATACACCAGATGAAAAGGTTAAAATCCTACAAG GTTTTCAAGAAAACTTTGAGAAGGAGATCAAAACTATCAACAATAAGAAACAAATGGGCTCATCAACAAAAGATGATGATTTCACTTATGTGAAGAAGATTCTAGAACGATCGGGTTACATCAAGAACGGTTTTCAACAAACATGGCATTCGACCAATCCACCATTAGACCCGTTTGTGTTTCAACAAATAGAGTCTCACTATGTCCATGATCCAGAACGATTCGCAGAGGAGGTTAATGAATTATCGCATCGTTTACTAATATTTGATTTGGTTGATGAAGTTTTGCTTACTATGTATGAAAGATCATGTACATACTACCCAAAAGAATTGTCGTCTTATTGTCACATTAGTCCTGCCCCGAATGGATCACTTGTTTTTGATGAAGTTTGGAAGAGTGTTAGCCGATTGCTCGACTTTGAGCATGATATTAACGAATCGTTAAACGATATTGTGACTTGCGATTTGAAAAGTGATGATGGTTGGATGAATTTGCAGTTGGATTATGAGTGTGTTGGACTTGATTTGGAAGATTTGATTCTTGATGAAGTCTTAGAAGAAGTGGTGTTTGAATTGATTTAA